Proteins from one Syntrophaceae bacterium genomic window:
- a CDS encoding adenylosuccinate lyase — translation MIPRYSREAMTSIWSAENRYRKWLDIEILACEAFAERGEIPREALDVIRERAGFDVDRIDEIEKVTKHDVIAFLTSVTEKVGEEGRFIHMGLTSSDILDTSLALLLKEAADMLLEGMDRLLVVLRNKAFEHKRTLMIGRSHGIHAEPITFGLKMALWHEEMRRNRLRLERARDAISVGKLAGAVGTFSFVHPGVEEYVCGKLGLKPAAVSSQIVQRDRHAEYFCALAIIGSSIDKFAQEIRLLQRTEVREAEEYFSPGQKGSSAMPHKRNPVLSENLSGLARLMRSYALAALEDVALWHERDISHSSVERVIGPDATILLDFMLARFTGLIEKLVVYPERMKANLEMTHGVIFSQMVLLKLVESGMTREDAYAAVQRNAMASWEQGVPFRDLLRKDSEIMARIGEGDLDQAFRVENFLKHVDYIFQRVFGEGT, via the coding sequence GTGATTCCCAGATATTCCAGAGAAGCCATGACCAGCATCTGGAGCGCCGAGAACCGCTACCGGAAGTGGCTCGACATCGAAATCCTGGCCTGCGAGGCCTTTGCAGAGCGGGGCGAAATCCCCCGGGAGGCCCTGGACGTGATCCGGGAGCGGGCCGGATTCGACGTGGACCGCATCGACGAGATCGAGAAGGTCACCAAGCACGACGTGATCGCGTTTCTCACCTCCGTAACGGAGAAGGTCGGGGAGGAGGGCCGGTTCATCCACATGGGGCTCACCTCCTCGGACATCCTCGACACGTCGCTGGCGCTCCTGCTGAAGGAAGCGGCGGACATGCTCCTGGAGGGCATGGACCGGCTTCTGGTGGTCCTCCGGAACAAGGCCTTCGAGCACAAGCGGACCCTCATGATCGGCCGTTCGCACGGCATCCACGCGGAGCCGATCACGTTCGGGCTGAAGATGGCCCTGTGGCACGAGGAAATGCGGCGCAACCGGCTCCGCCTCGAACGGGCGCGGGATGCCATCAGCGTCGGAAAACTGGCCGGAGCCGTGGGCACCTTCTCCTTCGTGCATCCGGGGGTGGAGGAATATGTCTGCGGAAAGCTGGGACTGAAACCCGCCGCGGTATCCTCCCAGATCGTCCAGCGGGACCGCCATGCGGAGTATTTCTGTGCCCTCGCCATCATCGGCTCCTCCATCGACAAGTTCGCCCAGGAGATCCGGCTTCTCCAGAGGACGGAGGTCCGGGAGGCGGAAGAGTACTTCTCCCCCGGACAGAAGGGGTCTTCCGCCATGCCGCACAAGCGGAATCCCGTGCTCTCGGAAAACCTCTCCGGCCTGGCCCGTCTCATGCGGTCCTACGCCCTGGCGGCCCTGGAGGACGTTGCTCTGTGGCACGAGCGCGATATCAGCCATTCGTCGGTTGAGCGGGTCATCGGTCCCGACGCGACCATTCTCCTGGACTTCATGCTGGCCCGCTTCACGGGACTCATAGAGAAACTGGTGGTCTACCCGGAGCGGATGAAGGCCAACCTGGAGATGACCCACGGGGTGATCTTCTCCCAGATGGTCCTTCTGAAACTGGTCGAGAGCGGGATGACCCGGGAGGACGCCTATGCGGCGGTGCAGCGGAACGCCATGGCCTCCTGGGAGCAGGGGGTGCCCTTCCGGGACCTTCTCCGGAAAGACTCGGAGATCATGGCCCGCATCGGCGAGGGAGACCTCGATCAGGCCTTCCGGGTGGAGAATTTCCTCAAGCACGTGGACTACATCTTCCAGCGGGTTTTCGGGGAGGGAACATGA
- a CDS encoding VCBS repeat-containing protein: protein MMKHVRIVMLAVVLVVAAGLVWAKDTKTVAVLPFSVSSAENIDYVQQGIWNMLSSRLSSSGRIDVPGKEAVLGALGNKAGKELPMAELQALGKSLKADFVVAGSVTKIGGNLSIDAKLVDIATSKAAVGVFTSSKGMDEVIPKITEFAQKIETHVLGGAVAETTPLTPLPPTAVQPSGTSTRESEIIAGMRKGRTGTFTGAINPDFINAMQPVDRRGFWMSERFPLEFRGMDIGDVNRDGLNEIVAISRNEIRIFLKKGKEFRMLQKITGRSSDNYMSVDVADVNGNGVPEIIVTNAIENSVNSFVYEWKDGKFVQIASNLPWFFRVVNRHNPASQQLLGQRIRAMNISMDTNEFMPFDTPIHEIVWDGTRYTEGQRMKIPYGMSVFSLTIDDLGQGPTRVIALNQDDYLCIYQETEKSLTSLQKFGGASELLYRSDEPFGGSNLYVEAPSGTAVEAYLSKYWVNTRILTTDLNKDGRREILLVKNISASARVMRNVKLYTSSEFYNIEWDGLGMVENWRTRKINGYVADYQYKDVDNDGENEIVMALVLSTGMSFGETSVLAAYKMTPVATQIPKAEPTEGQR, encoded by the coding sequence ATGATGAAACATGTTCGGATCGTAATGCTTGCAGTGGTGCTGGTTGTGGCGGCCGGCCTTGTCTGGGCCAAAGATACCAAGACCGTGGCAGTTCTGCCGTTCTCCGTCTCCAGCGCCGAAAATATTGATTATGTCCAGCAGGGAATCTGGAACATGCTCTCCAGCCGCCTTTCCAGCTCCGGCAGGATCGATGTTCCCGGGAAGGAAGCGGTGCTTGGCGCCCTTGGCAACAAGGCCGGCAAGGAGCTGCCCATGGCGGAGCTTCAGGCTCTGGGGAAGAGCCTCAAGGCGGATTTCGTCGTCGCGGGCAGCGTCACCAAGATCGGCGGCAACCTGAGCATCGACGCCAAACTGGTTGATATCGCGACGAGCAAAGCCGCCGTCGGTGTCTTTACCTCCTCCAAGGGAATGGACGAGGTCATTCCGAAAATCACGGAATTCGCCCAGAAAATCGAGACCCACGTGCTTGGCGGCGCCGTTGCAGAGACCACTCCCCTGACACCCCTGCCGCCGACAGCGGTTCAGCCCTCCGGGACGAGTACGAGGGAATCGGAAATTATCGCCGGCATGCGAAAGGGCCGTACCGGCACATTCACAGGGGCCATCAATCCCGATTTTATCAATGCCATGCAGCCGGTGGATCGTAGAGGGTTCTGGATGAGTGAGCGCTTCCCCCTGGAGTTCCGGGGGATGGACATCGGGGACGTGAACCGCGACGGCCTGAACGAAATCGTGGCCATCAGCCGTAACGAAATCCGGATCTTCCTGAAAAAGGGTAAAGAATTCCGGATGCTGCAGAAGATTACCGGACGTTCCTCGGATAACTACATGTCGGTGGATGTAGCGGATGTCAACGGGAACGGCGTTCCCGAGATCATCGTGACGAACGCCATTGAAAACTCGGTGAACTCCTTCGTCTATGAATGGAAGGACGGAAAGTTCGTCCAGATCGCCTCGAATCTGCCATGGTTCTTCCGGGTGGTCAACCGGCACAACCCGGCGAGCCAGCAGCTCCTGGGACAGCGGATCCGCGCCATGAACATATCCATGGACACGAACGAATTCATGCCCTTCGACACACCGATCCATGAAATTGTCTGGGACGGCACTCGTTACACCGAAGGTCAGCGGATGAAAATCCCTTACGGCATGTCCGTCTTCAGCCTGACGATCGACGACCTCGGCCAGGGACCCACGAGGGTGATCGCCCTGAACCAGGACGACTACCTCTGCATCTATCAGGAAACGGAGAAATCGCTGACTTCGCTTCAGAAGTTCGGCGGCGCCAGTGAGCTTCTCTACCGGAGCGACGAGCCTTTCGGCGGGAGCAACCTTTATGTCGAGGCCCCGAGCGGAACGGCAGTGGAGGCCTACCTCAGCAAATACTGGGTGAACACGCGCATTCTCACGACGGACCTCAACAAGGACGGCCGACGCGAGATCCTGCTGGTGAAGAACATCTCCGCCTCCGCGCGGGTCATGCGAAACGTGAAGCTCTATACATCGAGCGAGTTCTACAACATCGAGTGGGACGGCCTCGGCATGGTGGAAAACTGGCGAACCCGGAAAATCAACGGCTACGTGGCGGATTACCAATACAAGGACGTTGACAACGACGGGGAGAACGAAATCGTCATGGCTCTGGTCCTCTCAACAGGAATGTCTTTCGGCGAGACGAGCGTTCTGGCCGCTTACAAGA
- the nadB gene encoding L-aspartate oxidase, with product MEIQTDFLILGSGIAGLSLAIKAADLGSVAIVTKKEKIESSTNYAQGGIAAVQAETDSFASHIEDTLVCGAGLCKPEVVKFVIEEGPERIRELVDWGVQFTRAKDHPDRFDLGREGGHSARRVLHAHDLTGREIERALSEMAGTKPNVHIYENHFAIDLILKSRIPGQAFTDSERCLGAYVLDILHGEIHTFRARFVILATGGTGKVYLITTNPDIATGDGVAMAYRAGARIANMEFIQFHPTCLYHPEAKSFLISEAVRGEGGILKLKSGLPFMDKYHPMKSLAPRDVVAQAIDTELKKSGDEYVLLDIAHRDRNFIIGRFPHIYARCLEFGLDITRQPIPVAPAAHYQCGGVAVDAYGETSIQGVFACGEVSCTGLHGANRLASNSLLEAIVVSHRTFLRMKERLSSIEEDPVPIPAWDPRGATESDESIVVSHNWDEIRSCMSNYVGIVRSDKRLERAERRVELINREIDEYYRNFLITRDLLELRNIATVASLIVKCARLRKESRGLHFNIDYPDRNDRHWQKDTVLVQPSHYRGNFSNPLAI from the coding sequence ATGGAAATACAGACGGACTTTCTCATCCTGGGCAGCGGGATTGCGGGCCTCAGCCTCGCCATCAAGGCCGCCGACCTGGGCAGTGTTGCCATTGTCACCAAAAAAGAAAAAATCGAGTCCTCCACAAACTATGCCCAGGGGGGCATCGCCGCCGTCCAGGCGGAGACAGACTCTTTTGCCTCCCATATTGAGGATACCCTCGTTTGCGGAGCGGGGCTCTGCAAGCCCGAGGTTGTAAAGTTCGTCATCGAAGAGGGACCGGAGCGGATCCGGGAACTGGTGGACTGGGGTGTCCAGTTCACCCGGGCCAAGGATCACCCCGACCGCTTCGACCTGGGCCGGGAAGGCGGACACAGCGCACGCAGGGTCCTCCACGCCCACGACCTGACGGGCCGGGAGATCGAGCGGGCCCTGTCGGAAATGGCCGGCACAAAACCGAACGTCCATATTTATGAAAACCATTTCGCCATCGACCTGATCCTCAAATCCCGCATCCCGGGTCAGGCATTCACGGACAGCGAACGCTGCCTGGGCGCCTATGTCCTGGACATCCTGCACGGCGAGATCCACACGTTCCGCGCCCGGTTCGTGATCCTTGCCACGGGAGGTACGGGAAAGGTCTACCTCATCACCACGAATCCGGATATCGCCACCGGCGACGGCGTGGCCATGGCCTATCGGGCCGGCGCCCGGATCGCCAATATGGAGTTCATCCAATTTCACCCGACCTGCCTGTACCACCCGGAGGCCAAGTCGTTCCTGATCAGCGAGGCGGTCCGCGGCGAGGGAGGGATCCTGAAGCTGAAAAGCGGCCTTCCATTCATGGACAAGTACCACCCCATGAAAAGCCTCGCCCCCCGGGACGTCGTGGCCCAGGCAATCGACACGGAGTTGAAGAAATCGGGGGACGAGTACGTCCTCCTCGACATTGCGCACCGCGACCGGAATTTCATCATCGGCCGCTTTCCACATATTTACGCCCGTTGCCTCGAATTCGGCCTGGACATCACCAGGCAGCCCATCCCCGTCGCCCCGGCGGCCCACTACCAGTGCGGGGGCGTAGCCGTGGATGCTTACGGTGAAACAAGCATCCAGGGCGTCTTTGCCTGCGGCGAGGTGTCCTGCACGGGTCTCCACGGGGCCAACCGCCTGGCCAGCAACTCCCTCCTGGAAGCGATCGTCGTCAGTCACCGGACGTTTCTCCGGATGAAGGAACGCTTGTCATCCATTGAAGAGGACCCCGTTCCCATCCCGGCCTGGGACCCCCGGGGCGCCACCGAAAGCGACGAATCCATCGTCGTATCGCACAATTGGGACGAAATCCGGTCGTGCATGTCCAACTATGTGGGAATCGTCCGCTCGGACAAGCGCCTGGAACGGGCAGAGCGGCGCGTGGAACTGATCAACCGGGAGATCGACGAATATTACCGGAACTTCCTGATCACGAGAGATCTGCTGGAACTCCGGAACATCGCCACGGTGGCGAGCCTGATCGTGAAGTGTGCCCGCCTGCGGAAGGAAAGCCGGGGGCTCCATTTCAACATCGATTACCCCGATCGAAACGACAGACACTGGCAAAAGGATACGGTTCTGGTCCAGCCGTCCCATTACCGGGGCAACTTCTCCAATCCCCTGGCGATCTGA
- a CDS encoding mechanosensitive ion channel family protein yields MIPLPERYAFFLPLILLAIGLLSGLAADALSRRTLRRIVRRTGWEGGNVLRTALLRMWVYWLTLAGAYAALHNVPVSSHVFDLLEKGILTLAILSVTLFLARLTVGAVNLYSSRAGGVFITTTLFANVAKGLVLILGVLVILQTLGISIAPLLTALGVGGLAAALALQDTLSNLFSGIQIIASRQIRPGDYVKLAGGDEGFVHDITWRSTTLRAMPNNMIVIPNAELAKARITNFDLGESEMSVVVPVGVSYDSDLERVEKITVDVAKEVLGETEGGVPEFDPLVRFTAFGDSSINFNAVLRVRTYADQFPVRHEFIKRLFRRYREEGIEIPFPIRTVYMKGGGTDGKRSDS; encoded by the coding sequence ATGATCCCGCTTCCCGAGCGATATGCATTTTTTCTCCCCCTGATCCTCCTGGCGATCGGACTTCTTTCCGGCCTCGCGGCCGATGCCCTGTCGAGGCGAACCCTGCGGCGCATCGTGCGGCGCACCGGATGGGAGGGCGGGAATGTTCTGAGGACGGCCCTGCTCCGGATGTGGGTTTACTGGCTCACCCTGGCGGGCGCCTATGCCGCCCTCCATAATGTGCCGGTTTCCTCCCATGTCTTCGACCTCCTGGAGAAGGGGATCCTGACGCTGGCGATTCTTTCGGTGACCCTTTTCCTGGCCCGCCTGACCGTGGGCGCCGTCAATCTTTACAGCAGCCGGGCGGGAGGCGTGTTCATCACGACGACGCTATTCGCCAATGTCGCAAAGGGCCTTGTCCTGATTCTCGGCGTACTGGTGATCCTGCAGACCCTCGGGATCTCCATCGCCCCTCTCCTGACGGCCCTGGGCGTGGGCGGTCTGGCGGCGGCCCTGGCCCTTCAGGATACCCTTTCCAACCTCTTTTCCGGTATCCAGATCATCGCCTCCCGGCAGATCCGGCCCGGTGACTATGTGAAGCTGGCCGGCGGGGACGAGGGCTTCGTCCACGACATTACCTGGCGGAGCACCACGCTCCGGGCGATGCCGAACAACATGATCGTGATTCCGAACGCAGAGCTGGCCAAGGCGAGGATCACCAACTTCGACTTGGGAGAGAGCGAAATGAGTGTTGTCGTCCCCGTCGGGGTGAGCTACGACAGCGACCTGGAAAGGGTTGAAAAGATCACGGTGGATGTGGCAAAAGAAGTGCTCGGGGAAACCGAGGGAGGCGTTCCGGAATTCGATCCGCTGGTCCGTTTCACCGCTTTCGGCGATTCCAGCATCAATTTCAACGCGGTCCTTCGGGTTCGGACCTATGCGGACCAGTTTCCGGTCCGCCACGAGTTCATCAAGCGCCTGTTCCGGAGATACCGGGAAGAGGGCATCGAAATTCCCTTCCCTATCCGTACCGTATATATGAAGGGCGGGGGGACGGACGGCAAGAGGAGCGATTCGTGA
- a CDS encoding nitroreductase family protein — MNIRDFRKPSHPVDPLFPNRWSPRAMSGEELPEAELMTLFEAARWAPSSNNNQPWRFFYGRRNTPQWDLFFNLLTESNKLWAHRAAVLVVVASKTTFDSGKFARTHSYDAGAAWGHLALQGSLMGLVIHGMQGFNYDRAKTELNMPDFLQPEAMIAIGRPGKREDLPQHLQEREFPSSRKDLTDIVVEGPWKA, encoded by the coding sequence ATGAACATTCGAGATTTCCGCAAACCGTCCCACCCGGTGGACCCACTGTTCCCGAACCGCTGGTCCCCCCGGGCCATGTCCGGCGAGGAGTTGCCGGAAGCCGAGCTTATGACGCTTTTCGAGGCCGCCCGGTGGGCGCCCTCTTCCAACAACAACCAGCCGTGGCGCTTTTTTTACGGCAGGCGGAATACTCCCCAATGGGACCTTTTTTTCAACCTCCTTACGGAAAGCAACAAGCTGTGGGCGCATCGGGCGGCCGTCCTGGTCGTCGTCGCCTCGAAGACAACCTTCGACAGCGGGAAGTTCGCCCGCACCCACAGTTATGACGCCGGCGCCGCCTGGGGACATCTGGCCCTTCAGGGGTCCCTGATGGGACTGGTGATTCACGGGATGCAGGGATTCAATTACGACCGGGCCAAGACGGAGCTGAACATGCCCGATTTTCTCCAGCCCGAAGCCATGATCGCCATCGGGCGGCCGGGGAAAAGGGAGGATCTGCCGCAGCACCTCCAGGAGCGGGAGTTCCCCTCTTCCCGGAAGGACTTGACGGACATCGTCGTGGAAGGCCCGTGGAAGGCATAA
- a CDS encoding hemolysin III family protein: MHDSRAIRHEEFFNSVTHGAGALLSIACLIIMVVFASLYGGMRHIVGGSVFGISMVLLYTASTLYHSARSPRLKHIFKTLDHACIYLLIAGTYTPFTLVTLQGGWGWTLLGIVWGIAVLGIVFKIFFVYRFRTAATIAYLLMGWLAVFAIKPLLANMSAAGLVWLVAGGLSYTVGAVFYLLKRLPYSHAIWHLFVLGGSTCHFFAVLFHVIPAGNG, encoded by the coding sequence ATGCACGATTCCAGAGCGATCCGGCATGAAGAATTCTTCAACAGCGTTACCCACGGAGCGGGCGCTCTCCTGAGCATCGCCTGCCTGATCATCATGGTGGTTTTTGCGAGCCTTTACGGGGGCATGCGTCATATCGTGGGCGGCAGCGTCTTCGGCATCAGCATGGTTCTCCTCTACACGGCCTCGACCCTATACCACAGCGCTCGCTCGCCGCGCCTGAAGCACATCTTCAAGACCCTGGACCACGCCTGCATCTATCTCCTCATCGCCGGCACGTATACGCCCTTCACCCTGGTGACCCTTCAGGGGGGATGGGGATGGACGCTCCTCGGCATTGTCTGGGGGATTGCCGTCCTCGGCATCGTGTTCAAGATATTCTTCGTCTACCGATTCCGGACCGCGGCCACGATTGCCTATCTCCTCATGGGCTGGCTGGCGGTTTTCGCCATCAAGCCGCTTCTGGCCAACATGTCCGCCGCCGGCCTGGTCTGGCTCGTGGCGGGTGGACTCTCCTATACGGTTGGTGCCGTCTTCTACCTCCTGAAACGCCTGCCCTATTCCCACGCCATCTGGCACCTCTTCGTTCTCGGCGGCAGCACCTGTCATTTCTTCGCCGTCCTGTTCCACGTCATCCCGGCCGGGAACGGTTGA
- a CDS encoding GNAT family N-acetyltransferase — MVNLNDLDWQKKMVSPDVVLTKIEPGMSIFLGTGVSEPRTLVKRLMNSNLPNLNDLELIQLVSMGDAISYSSTANAHKFRMKTFFSGWLASSAITSGSVDLVPCRYSDIPRLIHNGTIRIDVAFVQITPPDEKGYVSLGVSADVPKYALERASLVVGEINPDVPWTTGNTHVHVSEFNYLVQSDEPLIYFPRWPVDEVLDKVASNIASVIEDGSCLSFYSGTLFEALGKHLMRKRNLGIHSTFFTDPLMELVKCGAVTNMKKGYFRGKSLTVYAQGTPELMQWLHRNPMVEFQSIDVVSDYSRMSLNDKMIAILPARKVDITGGIALHVGRGNITATPGQAQDIFARAEWSKGGRTIFALPSRNLKGKSNIVLSSDEYPNQFTNRESLDLIITEYGIASMTGRTVRERAQAIIDIAHPDDRPELVRQAKESRILYADQIFLSEAGFFYPEKITTTHTFKGDLTVRFRAIKPSDEEEMRRLFYRFSDMTVYYRYFSPIKAMPHTKMQEYVNVDYRRAMSIVGVVEENGMERIIAEGRYVRHRDRPLYADMAFVVEERYQGRGIASCLLETLIQVARDQGIEAFTADVFADNKAMMKVFEKVPYPLRAVMEYGIYNLTIPLTDPEDGTRPKD; from the coding sequence ATGGTCAACCTCAACGACCTGGATTGGCAGAAAAAAATGGTTTCCCCGGATGTCGTGCTTACGAAGATCGAGCCGGGAATGAGTATTTTCCTTGGAACCGGGGTGTCGGAACCCCGGACCCTCGTCAAGCGCCTGATGAACTCGAACCTGCCGAACCTGAACGATCTGGAGCTGATCCAGTTGGTGAGCATGGGAGACGCCATCTCCTACAGCAGCACGGCCAATGCCCATAAGTTCCGCATGAAGACCTTCTTTTCCGGGTGGCTGGCCAGTTCCGCCATCACGTCCGGATCGGTGGATCTGGTTCCCTGCCGCTACTCCGACATCCCGCGCCTCATCCATAACGGCACGATCCGCATCGATGTGGCCTTTGTACAGATCACCCCCCCCGATGAGAAAGGATATGTGAGCCTCGGAGTGTCGGCGGACGTCCCGAAATACGCCCTGGAGCGGGCATCGCTCGTCGTGGGCGAGATCAATCCCGACGTCCCCTGGACGACCGGAAACACCCATGTCCACGTCAGCGAATTCAATTACCTGGTCCAGTCAGACGAGCCCCTGATCTACTTTCCCCGCTGGCCCGTGGACGAGGTGCTGGACAAGGTGGCGTCCAACATCGCCTCCGTCATCGAAGACGGGAGCTGTCTGTCCTTTTATTCGGGGACCCTTTTCGAGGCCCTGGGAAAACACCTCATGCGGAAGCGAAACCTCGGCATCCATTCGACTTTCTTCACGGACCCACTGATGGAACTGGTAAAATGCGGGGCCGTCACAAACATGAAAAAAGGGTATTTCCGCGGAAAGTCTCTCACCGTTTATGCCCAGGGAACGCCTGAACTGATGCAGTGGCTCCACCGGAACCCCATGGTGGAATTCCAGTCCATCGACGTCGTGTCCGACTACTCGCGCATGAGCCTGAACGATAAGATGATCGCGATCCTCCCCGCCCGGAAGGTGGACATCACGGGCGGAATCGCCCTTCACGTAGGCCGGGGAAACATTACCGCCACACCGGGGCAGGCCCAGGATATCTTCGCCCGCGCGGAGTGGTCCAAGGGGGGCAGGACGATCTTCGCCCTCCCGAGCCGGAATCTCAAGGGCAAGTCCAACATCGTTCTGTCGTCGGATGAATATCCGAACCAGTTCACCAATCGGGAGTCCCTCGACCTGATCATCACCGAATACGGCATCGCCTCCATGACGGGGCGGACCGTGCGGGAGCGGGCCCAGGCCATCATCGACATCGCCCACCCGGACGACCGGCCCGAACTGGTGCGCCAGGCCAAGGAGTCCCGGATTCTTTACGCAGACCAGATCTTTCTCTCCGAGGCCGGTTTTTTCTACCCCGAGAAGATCACGACCACGCATACGTTCAAGGGCGACCTCACGGTCCGCTTCCGTGCCATCAAGCCCTCCGACGAAGAGGAAATGCGCCGGCTTTTCTACCGGTTCTCCGACATGACCGTCTATTATCGATATTTCAGCCCCATCAAGGCCATGCCCCACACGAAGATGCAGGAATACGTCAACGTCGACTACCGGCGCGCCATGTCCATCGTCGGCGTGGTCGAGGAAAACGGCATGGAGCGGATCATCGCCGAGGGGCGGTATGTCCGCCACCGGGACCGTCCCCTCTACGCCGACATGGCCTTCGTTGTGGAGGAACGCTACCAGGGGCGGGGTATCGCTTCCTGCCTCCTGGAAACGCTCATCCAGGTGGCCCGGGACCAGGGCATCGAGGCCTTCACAGCCGACGTGTTCGCCGACAACAAGGCCATGATGAAGGTCTTCGAGAAGGTCCCTTATCCGCTCCGGGCCGTCATGGAATACGGCATTTACAACCTGACCATTCCGCTTACGGACCCGGAAGACGGCACCCGGCCGAAAGATTAA